A genomic stretch from Canis lupus familiaris isolate Mischka breed German Shepherd chromosome 15, alternate assembly UU_Cfam_GSD_1.0, whole genome shotgun sequence includes:
- the RASSF9 gene encoding ras association domain-containing protein 9 isoform X2: protein MDSEEKEIVVWVCQEEKIVCGLTKRTTSADVIQALLEEHETTFGEKRFLLGKPSDYCIIEKWRGSERVLPPLTRILKLWKAWGDEQPNMQFVLVKADAFLPVPLWRTAEAKLVQNTEKVWELSPANYMKTLPPDKQKRIVRKTFRKLAKIKQDTVSHDRDSMETLVHLIISQDHTIHQQVKRMKELDLEIEKCEAKFHLDRVENDGENYVQDAYLMPSFSEVAQKLDLHSDENQILEDLTENDGIVHLEERLAYYRMLIEKLSAEIEKEVKSVCTEINEDAEGAAAGELESSNLENVKCDLEKSMKAGLKIHSHLSGIQKEIKYTDSLLQMKAKEYEFLAKEFNSLHISNKDGYQLKENRGKESEVPNSSGEVPSLTQRVFNLYTNDTDSDTGISSNHSQDSETTGGDMVLLST, encoded by the coding sequence ATGGATTCAGAGGAGAAGGAAATTGTGGTTTGGGTTTGCCAAGAAGAGAAGATCGTCTGTGGGTTAACTAAACGCACCACCTCTGCTGATGTCATCCAGGCTTTGCTTGAGGAACATGAGACTACATTTGGAGAGAAACGATTTCTGCTGGGGAAGCCCAGTGATTACTGCATCATAGAAAAGTGGAGAGGCTCAGAACGGGTTCTTCCTCCACTCACTAGGATCCTGAAGCTTTGGAAAGCTTGGGGAGATGAGCAGCCCAATATGCAATTTGTTTTGGTTAAAGCAGATGCTTTTCTTCCGGTTCCATTGTGGCGGACAGCTGAAGCCAAATTAGtgcaaaacacagaaaaagtgtGGGAACTCAGTCCAGCAAATTACATGAAGACATTACcaccagataaacaaaaaagaatagtcAGAAAAACGTTCCGGAAACTGGCTAAAATTAAGCAGGACACCGTTTCCCATGATCGAGATAGTATGGAGACATTAGTTCATCTGATCATTTCCCAGGACCATACTATTCATCAGCAagtcaagagaatgaaagagcTGGATCTGGAAATTGAAAAGTGTGAAGCTAAGTTCCACCTTGATAGGGTagaaaatgatggagaaaatTATGTCCAGGATGCATATTTAATGCCCAGTTTCAGTGAAGTTGCGCAAAAGCTGGACTTGCATTCTGATGAAAACCAGATTTTGGAGGACCTGACTGAAAATGACGGAATCGTACACCTGGAGGAAAGATTAGCATATTACCGAATGCTCATTGAGAAGCTCTCtgctgaaatagaaaaagaggtaaaaagtGTTTGCACAGAGATAAATGAGGACGCAGAAGGGGCAGCTGCAGGTGAGCTTGAAAGCTCCAATTTAGAGAATGTCAAGTGTGATTTGGAGAAAAGCATGAAAGCTGGTTTGAAAATCCACTCTCACTTGAGTGGCATCCAGAAGGAGATTAAATACACTGACTCATTGCTTCAGATGAAAGCAAAAGAGTATGAATTCCTGGCCAAGGAGTTTAATTCACTTCATATTAGCAACAAAGATGGATACCAGCTAAAGGAAAACAGAGGGAAGGAATCTGAGGTCCCCAACAGCAGTGGGGAGGTTCCCTCCTTGACTCAAAGAGTATTTAACTTGTATACAAATGACACGGACTCAGACACTGGTATCAGCTCTAACCATAGTCAGGACTCAGAAACAACTGGAGGAGACATGGTGCTATTGTCAACATAA
- the RASSF9 gene encoding ras association domain-containing protein 9 isoform X1, with the protein MAPFGRSLLRTRHRSRSPTKGMDSEEKEIVVWVCQEEKIVCGLTKRTTSADVIQALLEEHETTFGEKRFLLGKPSDYCIIEKWRGSERVLPPLTRILKLWKAWGDEQPNMQFVLVKADAFLPVPLWRTAEAKLVQNTEKVWELSPANYMKTLPPDKQKRIVRKTFRKLAKIKQDTVSHDRDSMETLVHLIISQDHTIHQQVKRMKELDLEIEKCEAKFHLDRVENDGENYVQDAYLMPSFSEVAQKLDLHSDENQILEDLTENDGIVHLEERLAYYRMLIEKLSAEIEKEVKSVCTEINEDAEGAAAGELESSNLENVKCDLEKSMKAGLKIHSHLSGIQKEIKYTDSLLQMKAKEYEFLAKEFNSLHISNKDGYQLKENRGKESEVPNSSGEVPSLTQRVFNLYTNDTDSDTGISSNHSQDSETTGGDMVLLST; encoded by the coding sequence atctCCCACTAAAGGCATGGATTCAGAGGAGAAGGAAATTGTGGTTTGGGTTTGCCAAGAAGAGAAGATCGTCTGTGGGTTAACTAAACGCACCACCTCTGCTGATGTCATCCAGGCTTTGCTTGAGGAACATGAGACTACATTTGGAGAGAAACGATTTCTGCTGGGGAAGCCCAGTGATTACTGCATCATAGAAAAGTGGAGAGGCTCAGAACGGGTTCTTCCTCCACTCACTAGGATCCTGAAGCTTTGGAAAGCTTGGGGAGATGAGCAGCCCAATATGCAATTTGTTTTGGTTAAAGCAGATGCTTTTCTTCCGGTTCCATTGTGGCGGACAGCTGAAGCCAAATTAGtgcaaaacacagaaaaagtgtGGGAACTCAGTCCAGCAAATTACATGAAGACATTACcaccagataaacaaaaaagaatagtcAGAAAAACGTTCCGGAAACTGGCTAAAATTAAGCAGGACACCGTTTCCCATGATCGAGATAGTATGGAGACATTAGTTCATCTGATCATTTCCCAGGACCATACTATTCATCAGCAagtcaagagaatgaaagagcTGGATCTGGAAATTGAAAAGTGTGAAGCTAAGTTCCACCTTGATAGGGTagaaaatgatggagaaaatTATGTCCAGGATGCATATTTAATGCCCAGTTTCAGTGAAGTTGCGCAAAAGCTGGACTTGCATTCTGATGAAAACCAGATTTTGGAGGACCTGACTGAAAATGACGGAATCGTACACCTGGAGGAAAGATTAGCATATTACCGAATGCTCATTGAGAAGCTCTCtgctgaaatagaaaaagaggtaaaaagtGTTTGCACAGAGATAAATGAGGACGCAGAAGGGGCAGCTGCAGGTGAGCTTGAAAGCTCCAATTTAGAGAATGTCAAGTGTGATTTGGAGAAAAGCATGAAAGCTGGTTTGAAAATCCACTCTCACTTGAGTGGCATCCAGAAGGAGATTAAATACACTGACTCATTGCTTCAGATGAAAGCAAAAGAGTATGAATTCCTGGCCAAGGAGTTTAATTCACTTCATATTAGCAACAAAGATGGATACCAGCTAAAGGAAAACAGAGGGAAGGAATCTGAGGTCCCCAACAGCAGTGGGGAGGTTCCCTCCTTGACTCAAAGAGTATTTAACTTGTATACAAATGACACGGACTCAGACACTGGTATCAGCTCTAACCATAGTCAGGACTCAGAAACAACTGGAGGAGACATGGTGCTATTGTCAACATAA
- the RASSF9 gene encoding ras association domain-containing protein 9 isoform X4 translates to MCRGSRAWAGSVKEKLERSPTKGMDSEEKEIVVWVCQEEKIVCGLTKRTTSADVIQALLEEHETTFGEKRFLLGKPSDYCIIEKWRGSERVLPPLTRILKLWKAWGDEQPNMQFVLVKADAFLPVPLWRTAEAKLVQNTEKVWELSPANYMKTLPPDKQKRIVRKTFRKLAKIKQDTVSHDRDSMETLVHLIISQDHTIHQQVKRMKELDLEIEKCEAKFHLDRVENDGENYVQDAYLMPSFSEVAQKLDLHSDENQILEDLTENDGIVHLEERLAYYRMLIEKLSAEIEKEVKSVCTEINEDAEGAAAGELESSNLENVKCDLEKSMKAGLKIHSHLSGIQKEIKYTDSLLQMKAKEYEFLAKEFNSLHISNKDGYQLKENRGKESEVPNSSGEVPSLTQRVFNLYTNDTDSDTGISSNHSQDSETTGGDMVLLST, encoded by the coding sequence atctCCCACTAAAGGCATGGATTCAGAGGAGAAGGAAATTGTGGTTTGGGTTTGCCAAGAAGAGAAGATCGTCTGTGGGTTAACTAAACGCACCACCTCTGCTGATGTCATCCAGGCTTTGCTTGAGGAACATGAGACTACATTTGGAGAGAAACGATTTCTGCTGGGGAAGCCCAGTGATTACTGCATCATAGAAAAGTGGAGAGGCTCAGAACGGGTTCTTCCTCCACTCACTAGGATCCTGAAGCTTTGGAAAGCTTGGGGAGATGAGCAGCCCAATATGCAATTTGTTTTGGTTAAAGCAGATGCTTTTCTTCCGGTTCCATTGTGGCGGACAGCTGAAGCCAAATTAGtgcaaaacacagaaaaagtgtGGGAACTCAGTCCAGCAAATTACATGAAGACATTACcaccagataaacaaaaaagaatagtcAGAAAAACGTTCCGGAAACTGGCTAAAATTAAGCAGGACACCGTTTCCCATGATCGAGATAGTATGGAGACATTAGTTCATCTGATCATTTCCCAGGACCATACTATTCATCAGCAagtcaagagaatgaaagagcTGGATCTGGAAATTGAAAAGTGTGAAGCTAAGTTCCACCTTGATAGGGTagaaaatgatggagaaaatTATGTCCAGGATGCATATTTAATGCCCAGTTTCAGTGAAGTTGCGCAAAAGCTGGACTTGCATTCTGATGAAAACCAGATTTTGGAGGACCTGACTGAAAATGACGGAATCGTACACCTGGAGGAAAGATTAGCATATTACCGAATGCTCATTGAGAAGCTCTCtgctgaaatagaaaaagaggtaaaaagtGTTTGCACAGAGATAAATGAGGACGCAGAAGGGGCAGCTGCAGGTGAGCTTGAAAGCTCCAATTTAGAGAATGTCAAGTGTGATTTGGAGAAAAGCATGAAAGCTGGTTTGAAAATCCACTCTCACTTGAGTGGCATCCAGAAGGAGATTAAATACACTGACTCATTGCTTCAGATGAAAGCAAAAGAGTATGAATTCCTGGCCAAGGAGTTTAATTCACTTCATATTAGCAACAAAGATGGATACCAGCTAAAGGAAAACAGAGGGAAGGAATCTGAGGTCCCCAACAGCAGTGGGGAGGTTCCCTCCTTGACTCAAAGAGTATTTAACTTGTATACAAATGACACGGACTCAGACACTGGTATCAGCTCTAACCATAGTCAGGACTCAGAAACAACTGGAGGAGACATGGTGCTATTGTCAACATAA